A single genomic interval of Lewinellaceae bacterium harbors:
- the arsM gene encoding arsenite methyltransferase gives MENEAITQMVKDKYAAIAKSKSSCCDDSCCGADDVSNLMGDAYDQVKGYEKEADLGLGCGLPTETAFIRPGDTVVDLGSGAGNDVFIAARLTGPSGKVIGVDMTEEMITLARENAAKLGYTNTSFELGYLEKNPLASNIADIVVSNCVFNLVPDKAGAFRETFRILRPGGHFSISDIVMEGSMPENLLAHALLYSGCVSGAVPRHNYLANIQAAGFEHVQILREKPIDIPDQWLKEHLTSDEYQQYRDANFSLYSVTVFGKKPA, from the coding sequence ATGGAAAATGAAGCAATTACACAAATGGTGAAAGACAAATACGCCGCCATTGCCAAATCTAAAAGTTCCTGCTGTGATGACTCCTGTTGCGGAGCTGATGATGTCAGCAACCTGATGGGCGATGCCTATGACCAGGTTAAGGGGTATGAAAAAGAAGCGGACCTGGGCCTCGGCTGCGGGCTGCCTACCGAAACGGCCTTCATCCGGCCGGGGGATACCGTAGTCGATCTCGGTAGCGGAGCCGGCAACGACGTCTTTATCGCTGCCCGACTGACCGGCCCCTCCGGTAAGGTAATCGGCGTGGATATGACCGAGGAGATGATCACCCTGGCCAGGGAAAACGCAGCCAAACTGGGTTATACCAACACCTCATTTGAACTGGGATACCTGGAAAAAAATCCGTTGGCGAGTAATATCGCAGACATCGTGGTGAGCAATTGTGTCTTCAACCTGGTGCCTGATAAGGCCGGCGCCTTCCGGGAGACCTTCCGCATCCTGCGCCCCGGAGGCCATTTCTCCATCTCCGATATCGTGATGGAAGGATCCATGCCTGAAAATCTGCTGGCTCATGCCCTGCTCTATTCAGGCTGCGTATCCGGCGCAGTGCCCAGGCATAATTATCTGGCCAACATCCAGGCGGCCGGTTTCGAGCACGTCCAGATCCTGCGGGAAAAGCCAATCGATATCCCCGATCAGTGGCTTAAAGAGCACCTGACCTCTGATGAATACCAGCAATACCGGGATGCCAACTTTTCATTGTATTCTGTCACCGTTTTTGGGAAGAAACCGGCCTAA